The following are from one region of the Streptomyces changanensis genome:
- a CDS encoding GNAT family N-acetyltransferase codes for MSRHPDHASVRPLADADVPTAVDTLTRAFTDYPYTRHVIAADDHEERIRAFQELCLTRVGMVYGRVWVADAGRAVAVWSTPDRDPSPAFAEIGPLLGDLTGDRAAAYESAERAVAPHRPKEPVWFLDTVAVAPAAQGRGLGGAVLAPGIEAAARAGYPAFLETSSERNVRFYERLGFGVTADVRLPDGGPRTWCMRRDPR; via the coding sequence ATGTCCCGGCACCCTGACCACGCGTCCGTACGCCCCCTCGCCGACGCCGACGTCCCGACGGCGGTCGACACCCTCACGCGGGCCTTCACCGACTATCCCTACACGCGGCACGTGATCGCCGCGGACGACCACGAGGAGCGGATCCGCGCTTTCCAGGAGCTGTGCCTGACCCGCGTCGGCATGGTGTACGGCCGTGTCTGGGTGGCCGACGCGGGCCGGGCCGTCGCCGTCTGGTCCACCCCCGACCGGGACCCCTCGCCCGCCTTCGCGGAGATCGGCCCCCTGCTCGGTGACCTGACCGGTGACCGGGCGGCCGCCTACGAGTCCGCGGAGCGGGCCGTCGCCCCGCACCGACCGAAGGAGCCGGTCTGGTTCCTCGACACGGTGGCGGTCGCCCCCGCGGCCCAGGGGCGGGGCCTCGGCGGCGCGGTGCTGGCCCCCGGCATCGAGGCGGCCGCGCGGGCCGGGTACCCGGCGTTCCTGGAGACCTCCAGCGAGCGGAACGTACGCTTCTACGAGCGCCTCGGCTTCGGGGTCACGGCCGACGTCCGGCTCCCCGACGGAGGCCCCCGCACCTGGTGCATGCGCAGGGACCCCCGCTAG
- the sph gene encoding sphingomyelin phosphodiesterase, with protein MSAAVSAALAALSLTATAPQAAAAPEATPRLTVLTYNAFLFNRALYPNWGQDHRAKAIPAAPFFEGNDVVVVQEAFDNTSSDALRRNASARYPHQTPVMGRGTSGWDATGGAYSSTTPEDGGVTVLSKWPIVRKEQYVYKDACGADWYSNKGFVYAVLDVGGSRVHVVGTHAQSTDPGCAAGEAARVRSRQFRALDAFLDAKAIPASEQVIVAGDLNVDTRTPEYATMLADAGLAAADARTGHPYSFDTTENSIAADRYPGDPREDLDHVLHRAGHARPAGWTNHVLAERSAPWTVSSWGRDHTYTNLSDHYPVTGHAAP; from the coding sequence CTGTCGGCCGCGGTGTCCGCCGCGCTCGCCGCGCTCTCCCTCACCGCCACGGCCCCGCAGGCGGCCGCCGCCCCGGAGGCGACGCCCCGCCTCACGGTCCTCACGTACAACGCCTTCCTCTTCAATCGCGCCCTGTACCCCAACTGGGGCCAGGACCACCGGGCGAAGGCGATACCCGCGGCGCCGTTCTTCGAGGGCAACGACGTGGTCGTCGTCCAGGAGGCGTTCGACAACACCTCCTCGGACGCGCTGCGCCGCAACGCCTCGGCCCGGTACCCGCACCAGACGCCCGTCATGGGCCGCGGCACGTCCGGGTGGGACGCGACGGGCGGCGCGTACTCGTCGACCACGCCGGAGGACGGCGGGGTGACGGTGCTCAGCAAGTGGCCGATCGTCCGCAAGGAGCAGTACGTCTACAAGGACGCGTGCGGCGCGGACTGGTACTCCAACAAGGGCTTCGTCTACGCGGTCCTGGACGTCGGCGGCTCCCGTGTCCACGTCGTCGGCACACACGCCCAGTCGACGGACCCCGGCTGCGCGGCGGGCGAGGCGGCGCGGGTGCGCTCCCGGCAGTTCCGGGCGCTGGACGCCTTCCTGGACGCGAAGGCCATCCCGGCCTCCGAGCAGGTGATCGTGGCGGGCGACCTGAACGTCGACACGCGGACGCCGGAGTACGCGACGATGCTCGCCGACGCGGGCCTGGCGGCTGCGGACGCCCGCACCGGCCACCCCTACTCGTTCGACACCACGGAGAACTCCATCGCGGCCGATCGCTACCCCGGCGACCCGCGCGAGGACCTCGACCACGTCCTGCACCGCGCGGGCCACGCCCGCCCGGCAGGCTGGACGAACCACGTGCTCGCGGAGCGCAGCGCGCCGTGGACGGTGTCGAGTTGGGGCCGCGACCACACGTACACGAACCTCTCCGACCACTACCCGGTGACGGGCCACGCGGCCCCCTGA
- a CDS encoding oxygenase MpaB family protein produces the protein MTTPPAHPQPPPPGGVLWSLAGDVRGLLMLPAALALQVAHPAVGAGVDEHSVFRTDPWGRGERSLRSLQLWVYGGEAAAEEGRRLRRLHGTISGTDTRGRPYHALRPETYAWVHATGFPVQHHALRYLVRPMTPEQERQLYAEWLRVGRVLGIRDRDMPQTAEEFWPYYRRMLAEEVEFTPVVRDLVVTGDPLPPPDRGPLPLRLLLRALWPLVWPRLARFRAFVTVGFMPPDARAAIGLEWSPAQERRLRRLSRVVRAVVPALPERLRYLPLARRARRAHRRGRDAGPVPLTAADRPVR, from the coding sequence ATGACGACACCCCCCGCACACCCGCAGCCGCCGCCTCCCGGCGGGGTCCTGTGGAGCCTCGCGGGGGACGTCAGGGGCCTGCTCATGCTGCCCGCCGCCCTCGCCCTCCAGGTCGCGCACCCGGCCGTCGGTGCCGGCGTCGACGAGCACTCCGTGTTCCGCACCGACCCCTGGGGCCGCGGGGAGCGTTCCCTGCGCTCGCTCCAACTGTGGGTGTACGGCGGGGAGGCAGCCGCCGAGGAGGGGCGGCGCCTGCGCCGGCTGCACGGCACGATCTCGGGCACGGACACCCGCGGCCGCCCGTACCACGCGCTGCGGCCCGAGACCTACGCCTGGGTCCACGCCACCGGGTTCCCCGTCCAGCACCACGCCCTGCGCTACCTGGTGCGGCCCATGACCCCGGAGCAGGAACGGCAGCTGTACGCCGAGTGGCTGCGGGTGGGGCGCGTCCTCGGCATCCGTGACCGGGACATGCCGCAGACCGCCGAGGAGTTCTGGCCGTACTACCGCCGGATGCTCGCCGAGGAGGTCGAGTTCACCCCCGTCGTGCGGGACCTGGTGGTGACGGGCGACCCGCTGCCGCCGCCCGATCGCGGGCCCCTGCCGCTGCGGCTGCTGCTGCGCGCCCTGTGGCCCCTCGTGTGGCCGCGCCTCGCCCGCTTCCGGGCCTTCGTCACCGTCGGGTTCATGCCGCCCGACGCGCGCGCGGCGATCGGCCTGGAGTGGTCGCCGGCCCAGGAGCGGCGGCTGCGGCGGCTCTCCCGGGTCGTGCGGGCCGTGGTGCCCGCACTCCCCGAGCGGTTGCGCTACCTGCCGCTCGCGCGCCGCGCCCGCCGCGCCCACCGGCGCGGCCGGGACGCCGGGCCGGTCCCGCTCACTGCGGCAGACCGCCCCGTGCGATGA